In Tenebrio molitor chromosome 1, icTenMoli1.1, whole genome shotgun sequence, the sequence tgtataattcaatattttatatcTTTGGCATTACCTTTTCTACTTTTAAAAAGTCACCggaaatttgaataaataaaatgtttttgttgtttaatttttactgaCTCAGTGAAATTATTCCGAAACATGTGGAAATAAGTGGCATTATTTAggcgagtaaaaaaaaacaattgtaacaaagtaagaattttttaataaatttacatttttataaatttgatGTATAATTACTACTATCAAAAGATACTCACGTTTTATGTGTGGAAGATTTTTCAGgcttatacattttttaataactcatctatatattttaacaaattattttttactcaaGATGAGAACTcttacataataattaatatatttacattgcattcattttaaatattatttgcgTGTGCAGGTATAAATaagattatttaaattaataattgagtATGATAATAAAGCTGTTCTAACAACtggtttgttttaaaatgactataataacaattattttatactgtGCTTTTTATAAGTAATAACAGTTATTGATTTCAAAATAAGTtaacatcaaattaaagggttTTAATCAAGGTgtcattttgttaaaattaaaaggtaCTTGTTCATGAAATACTTTTGTCATTTAATAAGCTTGGTAAAATTCTCACATTCCTTTTGACACTTCTGACAATTCATTGTAGACCTCCTAACAACATAAAATcattaataattcaaatttgtttgttgTATACTTACTGGATTATCTTCATCAGATTGTCACACTCCAACGTTTTTGAATGCAAGGAATCTTGCAGTGAATCTATTACAGAGTCTTTTTCTCTTAGCTGCGTTTTCAATTCATTGATAGTTTCTTCCAAAGCTTCAAACATTGCCTAAACCAAAACACACTGTCAACACACAAGAACAAATACAACGAACACTTACTCTTGATTCTTCATTACTTTCTGAATAAATTGGAGGTTcattcagacaaaaaaaatcttgtatttcTTGCGACGTTATCAAAGAGGGTTCAGCAAGTATTGCATTGACAAACGTCTGCAAACCACTCACTCTCTCTTCAAGGAATATAGgatcgaaattatttttcaaccaCCTCTTTCGTGGCAACAGCTGCACAACTTGTGGGTGCGAGTTCCTCACCCTGTTACAGAGCCTGACAAAATCGGTGTAGCGCCGAAACACGTACCAACAATCCCCAGTCACCTTATTCTCAATCCTCAATTTGTACACCTGAAAGTTGTCATCATTACAATTGCTTAAATCAAGACAAATCTCATTACAGTAAATCGTGCCCTTTCCTCCATTATCTCATAACCCACAATGGGTATCTGGATGTTGCTGATGTCAAGTTCACCATTACATGAAAAGAAGTTGGCATTTTCTTCTGGAATTGAGTTCTGTTGAACTAATGTTGAATTGGAATCGTTTGAAGTTGTGGAATACTGAAAACTGCGGTATCTAAAAGATCTTGGGTGTTATCGACACTTAAAAAACTAGTCTGATTACCTTAGAGGTTCTGACAAGTAATCCTCTGAGTCTGTCGTGATAGCTTCTTCTGCAGTTTCACATTCCGAGATTTCATTGTTATTGGTTTTAAGGGGATGGACGATTTCTTGTACTTTCAGTTTACTAACACTTTCGGTGATGTCAGAATTGCACTTATCCATTGTTCTaacaaattatcaaaaaattttaatacataacctcaaaaatattttgcactTATAGGTCACAGGTAATTATTGCCACTGGTTTGCGATCTTTACAAATTAAGCACCTAACTGTATACGGTGAAGTCATTCATCATGAAACAATTCAaatggaaaattaattaagtatgTAGAACACAGACACATTTAATGAGGAAAACAGACATGACGTTTGAAGTTTAATAACACGATAACACTTAACCTTAAAACGTCAGCTGATTTTTGCAAGTACGTGGGAGGTAGAATAACTTCCAAATTATAGACCTTGATAAGTAAGGAATTTGCTAATTTTATACTTGACTCACGTGCACAGATAATTATGCACTTTAATGATCAATGAGGAATGATTAAaaagatatacagggtgatacAAAGAATGGTATGTTTTAAACtgttacaaaaacaaataatcacaatttaaacagaacaatttattttgttgatgtaaaaaataaaaaagcatattacagtgaccacaataatttaaacttttactgaaaaatttcacctgtgcattattttgttttttgatgaTT encodes:
- the Snx16 gene encoding sorting nexin-16 isoform X1, which translates into the protein MDKCNSDITESVSKLKVQEIVHPLKTNNNEISECETAEEAITTDSEDYLSEPLRYRSFQYSTTSNDSNSTLVQQNSIPEENANFFSCNGELDISNIQIPIVGYEIMEERARFTVYKLRIENKVTGDCWYVFRRYTDFVRLCNRVRNSHPQVVQLLPRKRWLKNNFDPIFLEERVSGLQTFVNAILAEPSLITSQEIQDFFCLNEPPIYSESNEESRAMFEALEETINELKTQLREKDSVIDSLQDSLHSKTLECDNLMKIIQRSTMNCQKCQKECENFTKLIK
- the Snx16 gene encoding sorting nexin-16 isoform X2, yielding MDKCNSDITESVSKLKVQEIVHPLKTNNNEISECETAEEAITTDSEDYLSEPLSFQYSTTSNDSNSTLVQQNSIPEENANFFSCNGELDISNIQIPIVGYEIMEERARFTVYKLRIENKVTGDCWYVFRRYTDFVRLCNRVRNSHPQVVQLLPRKRWLKNNFDPIFLEERVSGLQTFVNAILAEPSLITSQEIQDFFCLNEPPIYSESNEESRAMFEALEETINELKTQLREKDSVIDSLQDSLHSKTLECDNLMKIIQRSTMNCQKCQKECENFTKLIK